Genomic DNA from Actinomycetota bacterium:
GATGACGCGTCCCCCGAACGGTCCACGGTCGTTGATTACCACGGTGACCGACTTGCCGTTCGCAAGGTTGGTCACGGTGACCCGGGTCCCGAACGGCAGCCACGGGCTGGCCGCGGTCAGGCCGGGGTGGTCGTACCAGGAGGCCTCGCCAACCCGTTGCTGGGTCGTCCCGGCGGGGGACGGCGGCACGCCCACCACTCGGCGCTCGGCCACGGGCTGGCGGGTGACCCGCTGGGACACAAGGCGCCGGTTGACCTCGCTCCCGTCCTCCAGGCGGACCCGGTACGTGCGAACGACCGTCCCGCTCCGTCCGGGCTGGAGGATCTGGCTCTTCCCGACCGGGACCTTCGACGAATAGGTCGTGGAGACCTGGAACGGGACGGAGGTCGTGACCGTCACCGTGTTCAGCGAGACGTCCACGTAGCGGACGGCCGGGGCGCGGAGGATGGGAGTCTGGATGGACGGAGTCACGCGATCGTTCCAGTCGGGCTGGATCCCCATGGCCGAGAGGAGCTGCCGTACGGTGGCCGCGTTCGTCAGCACGTCGTGGGTCTTCCCCTTCACCACGACCGTGACTGCCACGGAACCGGGCAGCGAGAGCCCGTCTGGTCCGACCGCGGAGGCCGAGCTCGCGGGCGGCACGCGCAGGATGCCGAGCATCCGCGCTGCCAACCCCTCCGCCATCCAGACCCCCACGCTGTGTCGTCCTGCCAGTGGAGCGAGCCCCGAAGCGGCCGGCATCGACGCGACGTCGTCGCGAGCGGCCTCCGGGAGCACGACGAGCGAACCGTGAACCGGCGGTCGAGACTGAGAGACCGGGCTGGCCTGGGCACCCCCGCCCGCGACCAGCACGTGGAGGACCCCAGCC
This window encodes:
- a CDS encoding G5 domain-containing protein, whose translation is MRVQPTRGRRLRIRRTSGRLALMGSMLGLAGVLHVLVAGGGAQASPVSQSRPPVHGSLVVLPEAARDDVASMPAASGLAPLAGRHSVGVWMAEGLAARMLGILRVPPASSASAVGPDGLSLPGSVAVTVVVKGKTHDVLTNAATVRQLLSAMGIQPDWNDRVTPSIQTPILRAPAVRYVDVSLNTVTVTTSVPFQVSTTYSSKVPVGKSQILQPGRSGTVVRTYRVRLEDGSEVNRRLVSQRVTRQPVAERRVVGVPPSPAGTTQQRVGEASWYDHPGLTAASPWLPFGTRVTVTNLANGKSVTVVINDRGPFGGRVIDLSSEAFSRIAPLAAGVCEVRLSW